Within the Pagrus major chromosome 4, Pma_NU_1.0 genome, the region GAAGAACCCTAAAGGGGAGCTCTTCAGCTATCCACCAAACAGCCAGGTGAGTGCCAGTCTAGACAATTCAGCACCCATACATGTCTCAGATTTGGAGTCAGATACCATTTCTGATTTTTAtactcctcacacacacttgaaacAATGCTGATATAGAAGCTCATGATGAGTACTTCAAAATCATCCACaattctgcaaaatcttgatGATAAATGCTGCTGTAtcattcttttctgttttaatccACTGTGACCCTCTTCTCAGTCACCCGCCACCTGCACTGTTCCCACCTGAGCCTTTCCTTACCCCTACCGTAACATGGCTGCTGCGCCGTTTCCCATAATGCTTTGTCTTCACTTGACCCATCAGACTGTGGCTGTCCCGGCGGCCAGGGCCCCAGCGCAGATTACCACGAGGCAGCTGATTGAATTGTTTTTCTCATCCCAGGCGGGCGGCCACTGCAAGAACATCCCTACCTTGGAGTACGGCTTCTTAGTGCAGGTTAGACCCTCCaggagaatgaaagaaagagtcCACTTACACAGCCTGTCTTTTCAGAGTCATTTCTGCAGTCCAAAACATGACGAACAATTGTggttactgtatgtgtgtgagcaaCAATAAAAGCCAACCTTACAATCTGTTGGCTGTATTGTATTAGCTGTTTATACGCGGGGGATTGTGCATCTGCTGGTAGCCGGCAGGGACAAAGGGTTGGGCCCACAGTGCATTGTTGTGCCAGCACCTCGTAAACAAGTTAAGACAGCCATAATTGCAGTACACATTTGTAATTTTGTCACAATTCTGCTGCCAAACTAGTTCCTTTATATGGTAGTGCTGCAGGTGGGAGTGATAACAGGGGACACCACTGTGCTTTTCTCTTCACAGATAATGAAGTACTCAGAGCAGAGGATCCCCACGCTCAACGAGTACTGCGTGGTGTGTGACGAGCAGCACGTCTTTCAGAATGGATCCATGCTGAAGGtatcagagaggaggaggagaaacaaacagTATAGATTAACTAAAAAGAAATCAAGATCGTGAACAGCATGTACATGAAGTTTTCTTTCTGTAATTTCATAAGTTATATGATCTGTAAATTAATTTTCCGCCATTGTGAGAAGTTTCCAAGaatgtgtactttttttttgacacatttatgtTCTTGTATGTTTATAAAGCCGGCTGTGTGCACCAgggagctgtgtgtgttctccttCTACACTCTGGGTGTGATGTCCGGAGCTGCTGAGGAAGTGGCGACCGGAGCAGAGGTGACAACAGATATATTGGGTTATTTGTATCTTTTGCTCCTGCAGTGATTCATTGTCGTTTCTCAAAGATTCCCTTTGGTTTTAGATTGAAAagtaacacaaaacacaaacgcGTCAAGCAGTGACACGTTAGACTGTAGCGGAAGCTGTGATGATGTTCACTTCTGATTAGTTTATACTGAAACTGAGACATAAAATCCCTTTCTCCCCAGGTGGTGGACCTGCTGGTGGCTATGTGTCGAGCTGCTCTCGAGTCTCCCCGTAAGAGCATCATCTTTGAGCCCTACCCATCAGTCGTCGACCCCAATGACCCCAAGACGCTTGCCTTCAACCCAAAGGTCTGCACCCTCACTGCTGAAATTGTGATTACTGATTAAATCAATGGATAATCATTCCAAGATGACACATACATTTGTAAATACACTCTGTTAAaaccactgctgctgtcagaacAAATCTGGAAAATATAATTGTACTTAAtcacaaactaaactaaactaaaaacattttcataacaTGGATATTACAAGCTTTTATCTCTACAAGTGATTTTAGACGTCTGTATGTTGTTCCCACTCTCATTGCATACAATGGATGTTTGGCTCAACCGatgaacacagaagaagaattaTGAGAGACTGCAGAAAGCGTTGGACAGCGTCATGTCCATTCGGGAAATGACCCAGGTACAAGAAGGAgatgggagggagagaaggaagtttttttttagtccatgtgacatcatcactctATGTTTCGGTGTGACTGTATTTAGTTTAATATAGCTTAGTTTAGTATTTACTTTGGACTGTGGTGTTCAAGCTGCATGGGTGGGGTCTTTGTTTTATCAGTGTCAGTTGCAGATTAGTTTATCGTCTCTGTACTTCCACACTCTTCTTTCCATTGTTGCGTACCCACTGTGGCTTGCCTGcatttgtactttgtactttgtacttgTATTAAAGCAATCATGAGTCTGTTTTTAAACACTTGCTCATTtgactctgtgaaaaaaaaaaaaaaaaaagaaatctgtggAAAACCAGAAATGAACTGCAAACAACACatgcttgtgtttttatttttttctcccaggGCTCATATCTAGAGATCAAGAAACAGATGGACAAACTTGACCCTCTGGCCCACCCTCTGCTACAGTGGTGAGTAGACAGGAGCGGCTCGAAACATGGGCTTACTCTGCTTTGAATGTTAACAGGATTTAATTTGATTCCAGAATCTAAAACACAGCACTGCTCATTTGCAGAGAGTATATAAATGATCGTGGACAACATAAcaatgtttatgtgttttttcattgaagacattaaaaaaatgtaatgttggCCCAATTTCATTTAGCTGCATTGCCACACATTGTCATGGctcactgggacacttgaatTAAGCGGAGCCTTCGTTACATagtactactgtatatgtgaaaaagtaatatatttgtgtggctccagaggaagctgcatgtaatctgataaaattacctccagtgatgtcactcagtggttaagttgcattgtggttaatgtaggtgccaggttttgaaaccCAGTCCACTTGTTTAGCATTGCACTCCAATAACACTGTTAGTTTCCATTACTATCCATCCAAACTAtccattatggacagtttaaaaacaaatcatcaaaatcgattcagcagaaccagagacatcaccttcggaagttagcatcgccctgatTTCCTCGATTAAAAGCCAATGGGATTTtggaattggattttggattattgccgaaaataagctctgtggcaaacacaagcttatgatacttacacgttttgttcagcaacataatcttcacagatgaacaccacttttgtgatttttgaaatgtaaattaaaactctacaagtaaaaagctaatgttaggctataaacagactacattgcGGTCATATTATATAAATGTCACCgccactaagcgtcttactacaaATTACTGCACACGTTTTCTTTAAATagatcaatctacaagttgtagAGTTAGAGTAAGAATAGTTTGTAGCTAAAGTCCTGTAAAGACGGAGTAGTGAATAGATGAGGCATGACGACATTTAATATCCGtaacaacttctgtagtctcatttagccacttgctGGCAACTGCATTTTTTAAGACACATaagcattttttaattaaattgtgggacatttattgccgcaaaacaaaacatgcaaatatcttaagcctgtggtaaccgCAGACCTTATGTCAGGCATTGAACAGAAAACTCATTCAAAAAagccattgactttgagacgagggaaccgaaATGCACAAATGCTACCTGATTTCCGGGTTTTAGGACCAATTACTACAGCACTCTGTTCCATGCATCcatcttccttttcaaaacctggtgccttcATTACCCATAatgtcactgagtgacatcactggaggcattttaccagattacatacagctttctctggagctaCAAagggctttatactactttttttctcatcagaagctccccaaaacctgtaaaaaactgtgtaaaattggtggagtttaatgtctgctgtgaaaaaggcccaTTGTGGTTCAAGCAAAGTGGCAGCAAAATGGCTGGCGCTCTAAATTCTGTGTCACATTATGTTATTTATCTTTtgatcctctctctgtctttctgcagGATTATTTCCAGTAACAGGTCCCATATCGTCAAGCTGCCTCTGAGTAGGGTAGGGAACCAGAATGTCATCCCCTCAAGTGTCCTCAAATGAGTTTTTAATGCTACATGATGTAATTTGAAGGTTCATACtcattgtctgtctgtttgtctctctcttgctctcacTCGTCTCTTATGTCTCATTTTGGTAGCAACTGAAATTCATGCACACCTCCCACCAGTTCCTGCTGCTCAGCAGCCCCCCGGCCAAGGAGGCTCGTTTTCGCACTGCCAAGAAGCTGTACGGCAGCACCTTCGCCTTCCAGTGAGTCTACCCGTTTCCTCTCATTAGCTGACGCAGCAGTCATACAATCAAAACGCTTATGTTTTTATTGAGTGGCTACTTTGAGGCTTAAAACCATTCAGACTgttataaaatatcagaaaataattTGAGGTTATTTTATTGCTGAGCTTGTGGCTGTTGGGCACATATAACGTGAGAAATCACTTACTGTAAATAATTGATCTCAAATCAAGCATAGTGACTAAAATGCATACATAATTTAGCATTACAGCAATACACTCATGTCAAACATGAACACGTCCCAGTGTAACACCTGCTCATTATGTTGCGGATGGAGGAACCACTCTAGCAGATTTTTATGGAACCATaacaaacaacagcacagagcagtGGCCATTCTCTTGGACGGAGAAACCACCTCGCGAAGCCAGCTCATGGAGCCAGCACTATCTGTGAGATGGAGATTTGTACTGTAGCAGATGGGgctttgctgaatattttagaTACACACGGCCCATCTGGGCACTCGCAGGGTACAACTAACTCGTGAGCAGTGCTAACAGTCTCTCTTTGTGCTGGTTAATGCTGAAAATTTAATAATTCTCAGTAGTTAATGCCAAATTTAAATGTCAGCTTGGCTGCCATCATTTTATGTTGATATAAATAGAATCACAGGAACTATAAATACATGTTCAAAGTCAGTTTAATGACAATCTGTGAGATTTTGAAGGGAATCCATAAACGGCTGCTTTGTGAAATTACAAACTTTTTCCCTGTTCATTTATTAGACTGTGGGAACAAGAACTTCATACTGCTTCAGAACTAGTTAAATATAACAGCATTCATgacactgtattttattttaagacagTCCAGATACTGGAGATGGATTCAACAGACGACGACTGTCAgctttcatcttcatctttaaatacttttttttttttttttgaaaatgatttaaatttaGATGACTTTGATGATGTAATAGAATGTCCCAAAATATCCTCGAACAAATTTTATAAATAGATGACCACAGTACCTCTGTGGTTGTTGGCAGAAGAAAACTCTGGTTCTTCTCGGTTTtccaaaatacttttttaatagtaaaaagtaaaaagactAATATAACAAATTATAGACTATCTGCAGTcagtaaataatataataataaatgaactAATAGTGACTGTCCACTGACCAAATGTTATCACAACATTCTTGAACAGTATGGATCTGGCCACTACAGGTCAATGGTTGCACACTGAGATCCACGCCATTTATATTCACACAGCACTTTGTTATATCTCTTCTttcccatctctccctctctctacacTTGCTCTAGTGGTTCCCATATAGAGAACTGGCACTCTGTTCTGAGAAATGGACTAGTCAATGCCTCTTATACCAAACTGCAGGTACGTAACCCTGGCAGTTGGCTGGAATTTACGATGCATCTCCTCTCGGACAGTGAACCTGCTCTCGGACAGAGCAGGCTCGCTGTCCGGCTGATTCATTTTTGCAGTTAATGGATGCCAGCTTCCCTTTCGTCAGCTTTGCAATTGGCATTTTAGCGAGCGGGGCACACTGGGAGATTTTCCTGGCCGATGTCGGCCACCTATTTCCCTCCTTCGCCGGCAGCAGCGGACAGCACGTCCCTTCCTGTTGCAGGACAAAGGGAGGGGGCTGTGGTGTCGGCTGTGATGTCAGGAGGCTGCCTGTGTGCCCTGTTGGGGTTAACCACCTAGAGCACTGAGTAGGTTAGGTCTGAAGCTGAAGGATGCAAAGGACAAGCTCCATGATAGTGAGTATAGACTTCCTGTGGGTGATAAAGGATTGATCCACAAAAGGTCAGTAACTGGCACCACTCATTATCTTTTCAGACCTGGGTCAAATAGTAGCGTCAGTCATTCAAAGTTAATTTAAACCTTAAAGATACCGTATGGGTACATTAGACCAAATCGGGACCATAAAGATCATTTCAAGGCCGAAGCagaaacatttctttcaaatgtATTCCTGTTCGACTCAGGTCTGCATCCATCTGCATCTTTATATTTTTCtgccagtgtttgtgttgcacTTTGTGACCCAGGCCtgcaaaaagataaataaataatcaaaccagagaagaaaaagtgagCACTAGAGAGCGCCAGATTGTCTCTTTTGCACAACGCAGCTGATAATGACTGCTGGGAGATACACCGCCGTGTCATGAAATggattaaacacatttaaatgtgaaatcTCAAGGATCTTTGAGACTTTGACGCCGGCAGTGATTGCTCTATCATGCTGATGTGTTTCATTTACGCCCCCCTTTGTTCTCCAACTTTTGAACTCTCCATCTTTGATCTCGCCTCAGtgctcatctctctctccctctcctctccttttcacCTTGAGCATTGACACCACCCCCATCCTCTGTCATTGTGTTTCACAGGAGGAGGACTGAGTCTGCCTCCAGCTCCAGCCATCACACAAATCCCCTCGTCTATTGTTGCTTTTGATTTCTTCCAGATGTGCCACGTCCTGACCTCCACCTTCCTCACATTTTGTTCCCAAATTCTCAAGTCGCTCTTTGTTCTTCCTCTCATTTCTCCTCTGGTTTCACGGTGGCGCATGAACACTTGTCCACGTCACACCTGTGGTCCTTTCgttttttctctcattctgGACATTCTTGTTTGGAggctcatcatcattatcagtcATCCTCATacttcttcatcatctttacCTTCAAGTCAGCGCACATGGTCTCATTTCTCATCAGCATTGCTTGAATACCTGgacattttttacataaaattTAAGAGCATCACACGATCTTCATTGTGAAGAGAAAACATATTGGTAGTTTAAGGTGTGACTGTGGAGACTAATGGAGTTTTTCCAGATAAATGGAATAATAAAActatcttttctttctttggctCTTTACCATCCACCATCTTtggattttaatgtgtgtgtgtgtgtgtgcttggtcACCAGGGTTTGCCAGGTAAACTGtcacagaaatatataaaacactgacttttaaatagggctgggcaatatggccttaaaggtgcaatatttaagcATTGTGGTTGAAAATATTCAAGACttgactaaaattatcaacagcaTGTGGAAGGACAACAGTTATGACGtccatgttttgtgttgcaatgtttagcatgctaaccagctagccccggtcTGTCCAGGTCCAAAACATGCTGGTGGCTGGATAATATAGAATCTCAAAAGCACTacataaatgctaggactgggcgacaaaatcaagTATCATaacatttttgaccaaatacctaaATATTGATAATCAGCAATGTTGAAGTAATGACTATTTGTACTCTCACAAAATATTAACCCAgtgagatttctgatcaataatcattagtaatgtggatataatgactaagtgggtaaagacatgTAGCAGGACAAGttgaacagtctggtaagttcagaaaatgacaccacttaactgtaatgcagcctttaaaacaatGTCACAATATCACAATGTAACGACATCCAAAATCAAGGACGATATAGCGTctgatataatgataacaacataatatcaatatattgcctAGCTCTACTTATACATGCCTTTCCATGATTTATCTACAGTACGACTGGTATGTATgcactctgtgtgggagtgcatccgtgtgtgtgtgtgtgtgtgtgtgtgtgtgtgtgaagttgtCCTGTGCAACTGCTCAGTgacccttccttccttcctacTCTTTTCAAACCCAAGCTGCATGGGGCAGCGTACGGAAAGGGCATCTATCTGAGCCCCATCTCCAGCATATCTTTTGGATACTCAGGTAGGAACGATTCCTCCGGCCCCCCACCCTctccttttatttttccaccGTGTTGACTGCGTACGCTCTGTGTTTGTAACATGGCCTGATTATAATTGTGGAATACTTCATTTTCACTTGTGGGAGCTCTCCATGCAAACCTATCGTCctgctctgtgttgtgtgtccatTTTTGGGGTGCTGGGCCTTGGGCCTTTTATCTGAGCTTGTGTGCCACCTACCATACCATACATTATGTTGTGGCTGTGTAAAATGGGGCTGTCagtggatctgtgtgtgttaccttgtACTTTGTTGgctttttatattgttttccTTTCTTGGGGCGGGGCTGTAGAACCATGTAAAAACACTTTACCTTGCTTGTCCTTGCATAATTCTGTTGAAACACAATTTCAGAGGTTGGCTTTTAGAGCCTGCTATGGTAGTCTGATGTTGGTGCTGGTTATGTGGACAAGAGGTCAGCCAGTTGCCAGAAGGACACACTTTGTGAGCACTACAAACAAGCCTCTAAGCAATGGCTTCTTATTAAAAACCAAGAAATAAATACTTAAGTTACTGGGACAAATTATCGAAAAAATGATAACAGCGCTACCTGCTGtatctcctttttttctctccgtaCTGAATGTTGCAGTTCATGTTGAAATATTCAGCAGTAATTTGGGACAGTAACCTTCATACGAAGGTTAGCACTGTGGGTAATAATTTGTCCGTACAAGGAGCTCAAGACCACTAGAGGAAGGTTTTTCACAGCTTGAGTGACTCGAGGTAAGGTCGTTCTGACTCAGGGTTGTTTGCTCTCTGTGTGCTACTTCTTGCAGGAATGGGGAAAGGACAGCACCGCATGCCCACCAAAGATGAACTGGTGCAGCGTTACAACCGAATGAACACCATACCACAGGTGAGGGAACAGGATGTATTACAGCCTCAAATGTACTGGATTTACAACATAATAGAAATACTTTATCCTTTAAAAAAGATAGTCGGGCTCTGTGAATCCAGATTCCCATTatacacaaagaagaaaatgaaggaagGAATAGAAGTGCTGAAAGATATTGGTTTCCAGTTGAGGACAATTTTTGTAAATTGAATCGAAATGTTTCTTACAATCACTGTGTCTTGGTTCTGACggtttcagtgtttgtgatcATTAAAGTTAGATCACAGTCTttactgcagctgctctgtgggACTTAACTGTTGCCTCTTTTTTTCAATAGAGCCGTCCAATACAATCAAGGTTTCTTCAGAGTCGAAATCTGAACTGCATCGCTCTGTGTGAAGGTAATAACGAGCAGAGGGTATGATACATGTTAAAGCTGAGATAATAATGGATACATTGGTCTAGTCAATAATCCTGTGTATGCTAAGAGCAACATATTGGTGGAGTTTGCGAGGCAATCTATcatagaaaaatacaaaacagttgTCTGAAAGCTGAGATAATAATGGAtattagggctgtcacaatatcagattttcacagcATGATTATTGTGGCGTAAAGAATTAATGATAGCGATATTACCACAATACCtacagaaaatatatatataaaaataaggctcagtcaaattcatctttaattttgtttattatctgtTTTTTGGCAAATGAATAACACTAAAATACAAGTCCGGTGAGGTGGAGAGAGCATCTGtggcaataaatgtacacaatgttttacaaaaaaacaattaacaacCGTTTTATGGCAGGTGGCAGCCAGAGTTAAGGTGCATCATCGC harbors:
- the LOC140994924 gene encoding protein mono-ADP-ribosyltransferase PARP6, whose product is MDIKGQCWTDEESDGENESEQFLYGIQGSCAADLYRHPQLDADIEAVKDIYTDSAVSVREYGTIDDVDIDLHINIGFLDEEVATAWKVIRTEPIILRLRFSLSQYLDGPEPSVEVFQPSNKEGFSLGLQLKKILSTFTSQQWKHLSNEFLKAQQEKRHSWFKAGGTIKKFRAGLSIFSPIPKSPSFPLIQDTVLKGKLSVPELRVTRLMNRSISCTMKNPKGELFSYPPNSQAGGHCKNIPTLEYGFLVQIMKYSEQRIPTLNEYCVVCDEQHVFQNGSMLKPAVCTRELCVFSFYTLGVMSGAAEEVATGAEVVDLLVAMCRAALESPRKSIIFEPYPSVVDPNDPKTLAFNPKKKNYERLQKALDSVMSIREMTQGSYLEIKKQMDKLDPLAHPLLQWIISSNRSHIVKLPLSRQLKFMHTSHQFLLLSSPPAKEARFRTAKKLYGSTFAFHGSHIENWHSVLRNGLVNASYTKLQLHGAAYGKGIYLSPISSISFGYSGMGKGQHRMPTKDELVQRYNRMNTIPQSRPIQSRFLQSRNLNCIALCEVITSKDLQKHGNIWVCPVSDHVCTRFFFVYEDGQVGDANINTQEPKVQKEIMRVIGTQIYSS